In Fusobacteriaceae bacterium, a genomic segment contains:
- the fmt gene encoding methionyl-tRNA formyltransferase → MRILFMGTPEFALQSLRALDALHDVAAVFTKVDKPNSRGGKIIPGPVKIYAEERGIPVLQPEKLKDPTLIEKVRELKPDLMVVVAYGKLLPPELFTIPPLGTVNVHSSLLPKLRGAAPIHGALVAGESETGVTIMYIAERLDAGDMILQEKIPIEESDNYASLHDKLAILGAQTLIRAVDQIAKGEVRVVKQDEALATYVKPYGKEDLRIDWNKGAREIFNFVRGMDPQPGAFATVNGKILKIAAVREYEGQTAGGVPGEVTGVVKKAGPVVRCGNGAVLITAAGPENKKKMTGADLVNGRFLKQGDLLR, encoded by the coding sequence ATGAGAATACTCTTTATGGGGACGCCGGAATTCGCGTTGCAGTCCCTGCGGGCGCTGGACGCGCTCCATGACGTGGCGGCGGTATTTACGAAAGTCGATAAACCCAACAGCCGGGGCGGTAAAATCATACCGGGACCCGTCAAGATCTACGCCGAAGAACGGGGCATCCCGGTTCTCCAGCCTGAAAAGCTCAAAGATCCGACATTGATCGAAAAAGTCCGGGAGCTCAAGCCCGACCTCATGGTAGTCGTGGCCTACGGAAAATTGCTGCCGCCGGAACTCTTCACGATCCCGCCGCTGGGGACGGTCAACGTCCACTCATCGCTGCTGCCGAAACTGAGAGGGGCCGCGCCCATACACGGGGCCCTCGTCGCGGGGGAAAGCGAGACGGGCGTGACGATTATGTATATCGCCGAGCGTCTTGACGCGGGCGACATGATCCTGCAGGAGAAAATCCCCATTGAGGAAAGCGACAATTACGCCTCCCTTCATGATAAACTGGCGATACTCGGGGCTCAGACCCTGATCCGGGCCGTGGATCAGATCGCAAAGGGGGAAGTCCGGGTCGTAAAGCAGGACGAGGCCCTCGCCACGTATGTGAAGCCCTACGGGAAGGAAGATCTGCGGATCGACTGGAACAAAGGCGCGCGGGAGATCTTCAACTTCGTCAGAGGCATGGATCCCCAGCCGGGGGCCTTTGCCACCGTAAACGGCAAGATTCTCAAAATCGCCGCCGTCCGGGAATACGAGGGACAGACGGCGGGCGGCGTTCCCGGCGAAGTCACGGGCGTCGTGAAAAAGGCCGGGCCCGTGGTCAGATGCGGAAACGGCGCCGTACTCATTACGGCGGCCGGACCGGAAAACAAGAAAAAAATGACGGGGGCTGACCTGGTCAACGGCAGATTCCTGAAACAGGGCGATCTGCTCCGATAA
- the mreC gene encoding rod shape-determining protein MreC yields the protein MIIRERAKTQKSSLIIIGILLLLFLFRGAFLYVTGNLSNFFFPIQKVIYEGGVFIKETARSILNYKEIVKENSALRTENAKIAMMTEFNRELLQENERLKRLLQMRPAENRIFKVAKVNFRSPNNLYERFFIDLGEKAGIRKDMIVFADTSVIGKIREVYADYGVVDMLTGEKYSISVRTENGSLGILRGSDEENGNLYFEPNTFQDAIAVGEKVYTSGISDIYPKGLYVGTVTEINENENEIFRSIKVKSDIDLVNLNEVLIMILEEKEEAPQDEAKPPEARPAEQRPAQPAPARPANRTRPATRR from the coding sequence ATGATTATCCGGGAAAGGGCGAAAACCCAGAAATCCTCATTGATTATCATCGGGATTCTCCTGCTTTTGTTCCTGTTCCGGGGCGCTTTTCTCTATGTGACCGGCAACCTCAGCAATTTCTTTTTCCCGATCCAGAAAGTCATCTATGAGGGCGGCGTCTTCATCAAAGAGACGGCCCGCTCCATCCTGAACTACAAGGAGATCGTCAAGGAAAACAGCGCGCTCAGGACCGAAAACGCCAAGATCGCCATGATGACGGAGTTCAACCGGGAGTTGCTCCAGGAAAATGAGCGACTCAAGCGGCTGCTGCAAATGAGACCCGCGGAAAATCGAATATTTAAGGTGGCCAAGGTCAATTTTCGCAGCCCCAACAATCTCTACGAGCGCTTTTTCATCGATCTCGGAGAAAAAGCCGGCATCCGCAAGGACATGATCGTCTTTGCCGACACGAGCGTCATCGGAAAAATTCGGGAAGTCTACGCCGATTACGGCGTCGTCGATATGCTGACCGGCGAGAAATACAGCATCAGCGTCCGCACCGAAAACGGCAGTCTCGGCATCCTCCGGGGCAGCGACGAGGAAAACGGCAACCTCTATTTTGAGCCCAACACGTTTCAGGACGCCATCGCCGTCGGCGAGAAAGTCTATACCTCGGGAATCAGCGACATTTACCCCAAGGGACTTTACGTGGGGACCGTCACGGAAATCAACGAAAACGAGAATGAAATCTTCCGCAGCATCAAGGTCAAATCGGACATTGACCTTGTCAACCTGAACGAGGTTCTGATCATGATCCTTGAAGAAAAAGAGGAGGCGCCACAGGATGAAGCGAAACCGCCCGAAGCCCGACCGGCCGAGCAAAGACCGGCCCAACCGGCTCCCGCAAGACCCGCAAACCGGACAAGACCCGCGACGCGGCGTTAA
- a CDS encoding ACT domain-containing protein: MKKAEKREYYIVDKRILPNSIKSVIKVNDLVENSKMTKYDAIKKIGISRSTYYKYKEYIKPFFEGGKDKVFSIYVTLYDKPGVLSKVLELLARESMNILTIIQNIPIDGTATATISVQTSENVLRKIEGVLEKISELEGVKNLRIVGSD; encoded by the coding sequence ATGAAAAAAGCGGAGAAACGGGAGTACTACATCGTAGACAAGCGCATTTTACCCAATTCCATCAAGAGCGTCATCAAAGTCAATGATCTTGTGGAAAACAGCAAGATGACCAAATATGACGCGATCAAGAAAATCGGCATCAGCCGGAGTACTTACTACAAGTACAAAGAGTATATCAAACCCTTCTTTGAAGGGGGGAAAGACAAGGTCTTCAGCATCTACGTGACGCTGTACGACAAGCCCGGCGTACTCTCAAAGGTGCTGGAACTGCTGGCCCGGGAGAGCATGAATATCCTGACGATCATTCAGAATATTCCGATCGACGGGACGGCCACGGCGACGATTTCCGTGCAGACCAGCGAAAACGTTCTGCGCAAGATCGAGGGAGTCCTTGAGAAGATCTCCGAGCTTGAGGGCGTGAAGAACCTGCGTATCGTAGGCAGCGATTGA
- the fba gene encoding class II fructose-1,6-bisphosphate aldolase translates to MAYTYQELGLSTTKEMFERANKNGFAVPAFNFNDMEMMQAITGACAEMGSPVILQCSEGALKYMGKEVVPLLGKAAVDIARAKGSDIPIALHLDHGESLEVIKTCIDAGFSSVMIDGSHHDFDTNAKLTAEVVAYAHGRGVVVEGELGVLAGIEDNVKAEKSTYTKPEEVEEFVKRTNVDSLAIAIGTSHGAHKFKPGEDPKLRLDILAEVEKKIPGFPIVLHGSSAVPAKYTEMIKAYGGQIKDAIGIPDEQLRLATKSAVAKINVDTDGRLCFTAMIRKVFATDPKEFDPRKYLGPAREEMKAYYKEKIANIFGSEGAYTKATK, encoded by the coding sequence ATGGCTTATACCTATCAGGAACTTGGACTTTCTACGACAAAAGAGATGTTTGAACGGGCAAACAAGAACGGCTTTGCGGTACCGGCTTTCAATTTCAACGATATGGAGATGATGCAGGCCATTACGGGCGCCTGCGCGGAAATGGGATCGCCGGTCATTCTGCAATGCTCCGAGGGCGCTTTGAAGTATATGGGCAAAGAGGTTGTGCCCCTGTTGGGCAAGGCCGCCGTGGATATCGCCCGGGCCAAGGGCTCGGACATTCCCATCGCGCTGCACCTCGATCACGGCGAAAGCCTTGAGGTCATCAAGACCTGTATCGACGCGGGATTTTCCTCGGTCATGATCGACGGGTCCCACCACGATTTTGATACCAACGCCAAGCTGACGGCTGAGGTCGTGGCCTACGCCCACGGCAGAGGCGTCGTCGTCGAAGGGGAATTGGGCGTTCTCGCGGGCATAGAGGACAATGTGAAGGCGGAAAAATCCACTTATACGAAGCCCGAGGAAGTGGAGGAATTCGTGAAACGGACAAACGTGGATTCCCTGGCCATCGCCATCGGGACCTCCCACGGCGCGCACAAATTCAAACCGGGCGAAGATCCCAAACTCCGGCTCGACATCCTCGCCGAAGTGGAAAAGAAGATCCCGGGCTTCCCGATCGTCTTGCACGGCTCTTCGGCTGTTCCCGCAAAATATACGGAGATGATCAAAGCATACGGCGGTCAGATCAAAGACGCCATCGGCATTCCCGATGAGCAGCTGCGTCTCGCGACAAAATCGGCCGTGGCCAAGATCAACGTCGACACCGACGGCAGACTCTGCTTTACGGCCATGATCCGGAAAGTCTTCGCGACGGATCCCAAGGAATTCGACCCCCGGAAATATCTCGGCCCCGCCAGGGAAGAGATGAAGGCCTATTACAAGGAAAAAATCGCGAACATCTTCGGGTCCGAAGGGGCTTATACGAAAGCGACGAAATAA
- the serS gene encoding serine--tRNA ligase has translation MLELKFIRENTEAVREMLKNRNSNFDLDELLKLDEERRGILGEVEALKQTRNVESQEVAKLKKAGQNADEKIKAMGVIAEKIKELDKKLAEVDEKQKYLLMIIPNFYHESTPIGPDEESNVEIRRWGTPRSFTFTPKAHWDIGEALGILDFERGAKLSGARFVLNTGLGARLERALVSFMLDMHTTEHGYTEQLTPFMVRREVCEGTGQLPKFEEDMYKTTEDDMFLISTSEITMTNIHREEILQEKDLPKYYTAYSPCFRREAGSYGKDVKGMIRVHQFNKVEMVKITTPETSYDELEKMVQNAEDVLQRLELPYRVIQLSSGDMGFSSAKTYDLEVWLPSQDKYREISSCSDCTDFQARRMGLKYRPAAGGGKSEFCHTLNGSGIAVGRTLVAILENYQREDGSVEIPKALVPYMGGIDVIQK, from the coding sequence ATGTTAGAATTGAAATTCATCAGAGAAAACACGGAAGCGGTTCGGGAGATGCTGAAAAACAGAAATTCCAACTTTGATCTCGACGAACTGCTGAAACTGGACGAAGAAAGGCGGGGAATCCTCGGCGAAGTGGAGGCGCTGAAGCAGACGCGCAACGTGGAATCCCAGGAAGTGGCCAAACTGAAGAAGGCCGGACAGAACGCCGATGAAAAGATCAAAGCCATGGGCGTCATCGCCGAAAAAATCAAAGAATTGGACAAAAAACTGGCCGAAGTGGATGAAAAACAAAAATATTTGCTGATGATCATCCCGAATTTTTATCATGAATCGACGCCCATCGGACCCGACGAGGAAAGCAACGTGGAAATCCGACGCTGGGGCACGCCCCGGAGCTTTACCTTTACGCCCAAAGCCCACTGGGATATCGGCGAGGCCTTGGGAATTCTGGACTTTGAGCGGGGCGCGAAACTTTCGGGAGCGCGTTTTGTGCTGAATACCGGTCTTGGCGCGAGGCTCGAACGGGCTCTGGTGAGCTTTATGCTCGACATGCACACGACGGAACACGGCTATACGGAGCAATTGACGCCCTTTATGGTCCGGCGCGAAGTCTGCGAGGGGACGGGTCAACTGCCGAAATTTGAAGAGGACATGTACAAGACGACCGAAGACGACATGTTCCTGATCTCGACCTCGGAAATCACCATGACCAACATCCACCGGGAGGAGATCCTTCAGGAAAAAGACCTGCCGAAATACTACACGGCCTATTCCCCCTGCTTCCGGCGGGAGGCGGGCTCCTACGGCAAGGACGTCAAGGGCATGATCCGGGTTCACCAGTTCAACAAAGTGGAGATGGTCAAGATCACGACGCCCGAAACTTCTTACGACGAACTGGAAAAAATGGTGCAAAACGCCGAAGACGTGTTGCAGCGGCTGGAACTTCCCTATCGCGTGATCCAGCTGTCCTCGGGCGACATGGGCTTCAGTTCGGCCAAGACCTATGACCTTGAAGTCTGGCTGCCTTCCCAGGACAAATACCGGGAGATTTCCTCCTGCTCCGACTGCACGGACTTCCAGGCCCGGCGCATGGGCCTCAAATACCGGCCCGCCGCGGGCGGCGGCAAAAGCGAATTCTGCCATACGCTGAACGGCTCCGGCATCGCCGTGGGACGGACGCTTGTGGCGATCCTTGAAAACTATCAGCGGGAAGACGGGTCCGTCGAAATCCCCAAGGCCCTCGTCCCCTATATGGGCGGCATTGATGTTATTCAAAAGTAG
- the nrdR gene encoding transcriptional regulator NrdR, which translates to MKCPNCGAEDTKVIDSRAFMEGFSIKRRRECVACGKRFTTYEKVDEDNAVYVVKKDKRRDKFDSGKILRGLMTATVKRNISRETLELLVNDVEKTIQNSLRTEISTKEVGEMVLERLKKLDLVAYVRFASVYKEFNDVQSFVEVIEEAERNDKKIRRK; encoded by the coding sequence ATGAAATGCCCCAACTGCGGCGCCGAGGATACGAAAGTCATCGACAGCAGAGCATTTATGGAAGGATTCAGCATCAAAAGGCGCAGAGAGTGCGTCGCTTGCGGTAAACGATTCACAACCTATGAAAAGGTTGACGAAGACAACGCCGTCTATGTCGTGAAAAAAGACAAACGGCGGGATAAATTTGACAGCGGGAAGATTTTGAGGGGTCTGATGACCGCCACGGTCAAACGCAACATCAGCCGGGAGACGCTGGAACTTCTGGTCAATGACGTCGAAAAAACCATACAAAATTCGCTCCGGACGGAAATTTCCACGAAGGAAGTGGGGGAAATGGTGCTGGAGCGCTTGAAGAAACTGGATCTGGTCGCCTACGTGCGTTTCGCCTCCGTGTACAAAGAATTCAACGATGTGCAGTCCTTTGTGGAAGTCATCGAGGAAGCGGAACGGAACGACAAAAAGATCCGGAGAAAATAA
- the folD gene encoding bifunctional methylenetetrahydrofolate dehydrogenase/methenyltetrahydrofolate cyclohydrolase FolD, with the protein MRILDGKKTAADIRLEVKNEVAALKVKTGRVPGLAILIVGENPASKIYVGAKVKSCEEVGIYGVNEALPADVSEEKLLERIAAYNAREDIDGILVQLPLPSHIDEKKVIDAIALAKDVDGFKPESLGLLFLGDKNSLKSCTPAGILELLKRYDIPIAGKKAVIVGRSNIVGKPMAGLLITESATVTVCNSHTKDLGSVTAQADILIAAMGKAKYIKGPMVKEGAVVIDVGMNREPDGLCGDVDFAEVAPKTAAITPVPGGVGPMTVAMLLKNTLSAFKMNKKTGKSID; encoded by the coding sequence ATGCGAATATTGGACGGAAAAAAGACCGCCGCGGACATCCGGCTCGAGGTCAAAAACGAAGTGGCGGCGCTCAAGGTGAAAACCGGCAGGGTTCCGGGACTGGCCATCCTCATTGTGGGGGAAAATCCCGCCTCAAAGATTTACGTGGGGGCCAAGGTCAAAAGCTGTGAGGAAGTGGGAATTTACGGCGTAAACGAGGCGCTTCCGGCGGACGTTTCCGAAGAAAAGCTGTTGGAGCGGATCGCGGCCTATAACGCCCGGGAGGACATTGACGGCATCCTCGTGCAATTGCCGCTGCCGTCGCATATCGATGAAAAAAAGGTCATCGACGCCATCGCGCTCGCCAAGGACGTCGACGGGTTCAAGCCCGAGAGTTTGGGGCTTTTGTTCCTGGGCGACAAAAATTCGCTGAAGTCCTGCACGCCGGCCGGAATACTGGAGCTCTTGAAACGCTATGACATTCCGATCGCGGGAAAAAAAGCGGTCATCGTGGGCCGGAGCAATATTGTCGGAAAGCCCATGGCGGGCCTTTTGATTACCGAAAGCGCCACGGTCACTGTTTGCAACAGCCATACGAAGGACCTCGGCAGCGTCACGGCCCAAGCGGATATTCTGATCGCGGCCATGGGGAAGGCCAAATACATCAAGGGCCCCATGGTCAAGGAAGGCGCGGTCGTCATTGACGTCGGCATGAACCGGGAACCCGACGGGCTGTGCGGCGACGTGGATTTCGCGGAAGTGGCGCCGAAGACGGCGGCCATTACGCCGGTACCGGGGGGCGTGGGCCCCATGACGGTGGCCATGCTCTTGAAAAACACGCTGAGCGCGTTCAAAATGAATAAAAAAACCGGAAAATCAATTGATTAG
- a CDS encoding PTS sugar transporter subunit IIA — MIDIVKITDYLTEDLIDLHLKSTDKAQVLEELSDLLAKSDNIGDNRNVVHKALVYREKLGSTGIGKGVAVPHAKTDVIKGLTIAFGISDSKINFKSIDNEDVNIFFVFASPTRDSQTYLKVLARISRLIREVTFRKELLACKTAAEVIACIGKRESA; from the coding sequence ATGATTGACATTGTGAAAATAACAGATTACCTGACGGAGGATTTGATCGACCTGCACTTGAAATCCACGGACAAAGCCCAGGTATTGGAGGAACTGTCGGATCTGCTGGCCAAGTCCGACAATATCGGAGACAACCGGAACGTCGTGCACAAGGCCCTCGTCTACCGGGAAAAATTGGGCAGCACCGGGATCGGCAAGGGCGTCGCGGTGCCCCACGCGAAAACCGATGTGATCAAAGGACTGACGATTGCCTTCGGAATCAGCGACAGCAAGATCAATTTCAAATCCATTGACAACGAAGACGTCAACATTTTCTTCGTCTTTGCCTCCCCGACCAGGGACAGCCAGACGTACCTCAAGGTCCTCGCGCGGATTTCGCGCCTGATCCGTGAAGTTACGTTCCGCAAGGAGCTGCTGGCCTGCAAAACGGCGGCGGAAGTCATTGCCTGTATCGGAAAAAGGGAGTCCGCGTAA
- a CDS encoding hemolysin family protein produces MDTYRSILIVVLAVLVILSGFFSAAETALTSFRSLYLEKLENEHMEREARLLRKWLKSPNEMLTSILVGNNIVNILSSSIATVLTASVFGVSSGRSIVISTLAMTAVILIFGEITPKIIAKNYTLSIAKHVIGIVYVFSIIFKPVVAVFMFISKMLGRLCGLELKDSSMLMTEEDIISFVNVGEEEGVIEEEEKEMIHSIVGFGEITAKEVMTPRTSVLAFEASKTVDEIWGDILENGFSRMPVYEDTIDDVVGVLYVKDIMKSVKEGKTSDPVKNYIRPAYFIPETKSIIEILKEFRQQHVHIAMVVDEYGGIVGIVTIEDLLEEIVGEIRDEYDTEEEEAIEKMGENQWRVDAMIDIESLNEELDLSLPESDNYESLGGLILAELGKVASVGDEIAIDGARIKVISLDKMRVSRVMLEKISPETGEKESEEKKQEETEA; encoded by the coding sequence TTGGACACGTATCGTAGTATCCTAATCGTGGTGTTGGCCGTACTGGTAATCCTGTCGGGCTTTTTTTCGGCCGCAGAAACCGCTCTGACCTCCTTCCGGAGCCTGTATCTGGAAAAGCTCGAGAACGAGCACATGGAGCGCGAGGCCCGCTTGCTGCGCAAATGGCTCAAAAGCCCCAATGAGATGCTCACGAGTATTCTGGTCGGGAACAATATCGTGAATATTCTGTCCTCTTCCATCGCGACCGTCCTGACCGCCAGCGTCTTCGGCGTCAGTTCCGGGCGCTCCATCGTGATCTCCACGCTGGCCATGACCGCCGTGATCCTCATTTTCGGGGAAATTACGCCCAAAATCATCGCGAAGAACTACACGCTCAGCATAGCGAAACACGTGATCGGAATTGTATATGTATTCAGTATAATATTTAAACCCGTTGTGGCCGTTTTCATGTTTATCTCGAAGATGCTGGGCCGTCTGTGCGGCCTTGAGCTCAAGGACTCGTCCATGCTGATGACCGAGGAGGACATCATTTCCTTTGTCAATGTGGGCGAGGAAGAGGGCGTCATCGAGGAAGAGGAAAAGGAGATGATCCACTCCATCGTGGGTTTCGGCGAGATCACAGCCAAGGAAGTCATGACGCCCCGGACGTCGGTTCTGGCCTTCGAGGCCAGCAAGACCGTCGACGAAATCTGGGGGGACATTCTCGAGAACGGATTTTCCCGGATGCCCGTCTATGAAGACACCATCGACGACGTCGTCGGCGTGCTCTATGTCAAGGACATCATGAAGTCCGTCAAGGAGGGGAAAACTTCGGATCCCGTGAAAAATTACATCCGGCCGGCCTACTTTATTCCCGAGACCAAGTCCATCATCGAGATCCTCAAAGAATTCCGGCAGCAGCATGTGCATATCGCCATGGTTGTCGATGAATACGGCGGCATTGTGGGGATCGTCACGATCGAGGACCTGCTGGAGGAAATCGTCGGCGAGATCCGGGACGAATACGATACGGAAGAAGAGGAAGCCATCGAGAAGATGGGGGAAAATCAATGGCGCGTGGACGCCATGATCGATATTGAGTCCCTCAATGAGGAACTGGATCTGTCACTGCCCGAATCCGACAACTATGAGAGTCTCGGGGGGCTGATCCTGGCGGAATTGGGAAAGGTGGCCAGCGTCGGCGACGAGATCGCTATCGACGGGGCTCGGATCAAGGTCATCAGTCTCGACAAGATGCGTGTGTCCCGGGTGATGCTGGAAAAAATTTCCCCGGAAACGGGAGAAAAGGAAAGCGAAGAAAAGAAACAGGAAGAAACGGAGGCGTGA
- the recO gene encoding DNA repair protein RecO, whose product MIETLCEGIVINKRDFGEADRILDVFTGEYGKLTLTVPGIRKSRKRDLPAADMLSRSEFALRKKAGGFGLLRFTLIDSYGAIRERSDSFETALCLLAILNRFPLTGEKNHRLYDLTRKTLDRLKTESDRRLERLLLLWYLHRVIGEEGFRVDTEKKGDYLSLARSAFTKEKSDESCIFTGAGARQILDKLNGGRTKELVSDEAKTEIKDIGEVIGLYEKYINYHLGINLQFQNYLIGGQYD is encoded by the coding sequence ATGATCGAGACGCTGTGCGAGGGCATCGTAATTAACAAAAGGGATTTCGGGGAAGCGGACCGGATTCTTGACGTCTTTACCGGAGAATACGGAAAACTGACCTTGACGGTCCCGGGAATACGGAAGAGCCGGAAGCGGGATTTACCGGCCGCCGACATGCTCAGCCGTTCGGAATTTGCCCTCCGGAAAAAAGCCGGGGGCTTCGGTCTGCTGCGATTTACGCTGATCGACTCCTACGGGGCGATCCGTGAGCGGAGCGACAGCTTTGAAACAGCCCTTTGCCTGCTGGCCATCCTCAACAGGTTTCCCCTTACCGGAGAAAAAAACCACAGACTCTACGACTTGACGCGCAAGACGCTGGATCGTCTGAAGACAGAGAGCGACAGAAGACTGGAGCGTTTGCTCCTGCTCTGGTATCTCCATAGGGTCATCGGAGAAGAGGGCTTCCGTGTGGATACGGAGAAAAAAGGGGACTACCTTTCCCTGGCCCGTTCGGCCTTCACAAAGGAAAAAAGTGATGAAAGTTGTATATTTACAGGCGCGGGCGCGAGGCAAATATTGGATAAACTGAATGGAGGCCGGACAAAGGAACTGGTCTCGGACGAAGCGAAAACGGAAATAAAAGATATCGGGGAAGTCATCGGTCTTTATGAAAAATACATCAACTATCATCTGGGGATCAACTTACAGTTTCAAAATTATTTGATAGGGGGACAATATGATTGA
- the accB gene encoding acetyl-CoA carboxylase biotin carboxyl carrier protein: protein MKLDLESIRNLAENIEKYGLSEVAVETGGVRVVMKKEKPGVPAEAVKYGAPDQPARADRTPAEAAEKKKESAFETIDAPMVGTFYRSPAPGGEPFVREGDEVLAGAALCILEAMKLMNEVKAPKNCKIVKVLAEDGQIVRKGDQLFAVK from the coding sequence ATGAAACTGGATTTGGAAAGCATCCGTAATTTAGCGGAAAATATAGAAAAATACGGACTCAGCGAAGTGGCCGTGGAAACGGGCGGCGTCAGGGTCGTCATGAAAAAGGAAAAACCGGGTGTTCCGGCGGAAGCGGTGAAATACGGCGCGCCTGATCAGCCGGCGCGGGCCGACAGAACGCCGGCAGAGGCCGCGGAGAAAAAGAAAGAGAGCGCCTTTGAAACCATCGACGCGCCCATGGTGGGGACCTTTTACCGCTCCCCCGCCCCGGGCGGCGAGCCCTTTGTCCGCGAAGGGGACGAGGTGTTGGCCGGCGCGGCCCTTTGCATACTTGAGGCCATGAAGCTCATGAACGAAGTCAAAGCGCCGAAGAATTGCAAGATCGTCAAAGTTCTGGCCGAAGACGGTCAGATTGTCCGCAAGGGCGATCAACTCTTCGCCGTGAAATAA
- a CDS encoding M20/M25/M40 family metallo-hydrolase, whose protein sequence is MVNEKRLIGRFLDLVKIPSPSLHERRVGEYLIETLQEMGVTVTEDEAGVAEGGDCGNITAFIPGNGKRAVMFTAHMDTVVPCETIMPVEEAGVIRTDGTSILGGDDKSGIAAMLETAQVLLENELERPDIVLAFSIGEEIGLLGAKHFAIEKYAPEFVYVLDSAGKPGVAVTKAPNSANGWIRIIGKAAHAGLAPETGINALTVAAHAITQIKLGRIDADTTANIGIVRGGEAANIVMPEVSMKYEARSFSAEKLDALLAETGEIFRRTAEKYGAIFENDVVKSYAGFDFPADAEILKPVREACANLGIPCVVEAGGGGSDANIYNGKGFSAINLSTGMSKVHTTEEYIEQKDIVDTARLILEMIRGLAG, encoded by the coding sequence ATGGTAAACGAAAAAAGATTGATCGGGCGATTTCTGGACCTCGTGAAGATCCCCTCCCCCTCATTGCACGAACGGCGCGTCGGGGAGTATTTGATAGAGACATTGCAGGAAATGGGCGTTACGGTAACTGAAGACGAGGCGGGCGTCGCCGAAGGCGGCGACTGCGGCAACATCACGGCCTTCATCCCCGGAAACGGCAAGAGGGCGGTGATGTTTACGGCCCATATGGATACGGTCGTTCCCTGTGAGACGATTATGCCCGTGGAGGAAGCGGGCGTGATCCGGACAGACGGGACGTCCATCCTGGGCGGAGACGACAAGTCGGGGATCGCGGCCATGCTGGAAACGGCGCAGGTCCTTCTCGAGAATGAACTCGAGCGCCCGGACATTGTGCTGGCCTTTTCCATCGGCGAAGAGATCGGTCTTTTGGGCGCGAAACACTTCGCGATAGAAAAATACGCGCCGGAATTTGTCTATGTGCTGGATTCGGCGGGGAAACCCGGCGTCGCTGTGACGAAAGCGCCCAATTCCGCCAACGGCTGGATCAGGATCATCGGAAAGGCCGCCCACGCGGGGCTGGCCCCCGAAACGGGGATCAACGCCCTGACCGTGGCCGCCCACGCGATCACGCAGATCAAACTCGGGCGTATCGACGCCGACACGACGGCCAACATCGGAATCGTACGGGGCGGCGAGGCGGCAAACATCGTTATGCCCGAAGTCAGCATGAAATACGAGGCCAGGAGTTTTTCGGCCGAAAAGCTGGACGCGCTTCTCGCGGAGACCGGGGAAATTTTCCGGCGGACCGCGGAAAAATACGGCGCCATTTTTGAAAACGACGTCGTCAAAAGCTATGCGGGCTTTGATTTTCCGGCCGACGCCGAAATTCTGAAACCCGTCCGGGAGGCCTGCGCCAATCTCGGGATCCCCTGCGTCGTCGAAGCGGGCGGGGGCGGGAGCGACGCCAATATTTACAACGGTAAAGGCTTTTCCGCCATCAATCTGTCGACGGGCATGAGCAAGGTCCATACGACGGAGGAATATATCGAGCAAAAGGACATCGTCGACACGGCGCGTCTGATTCTGGAAATGATCCGGGGACTGGCGGGATGA